A single region of the Mercenaria mercenaria strain notata chromosome 6, MADL_Memer_1, whole genome shotgun sequence genome encodes:
- the LOC123549672 gene encoding uncharacterized protein LOC123549672, which yields MSAIINRYSHVFSTWEVYPRVHFFQRRFVDLHRRFRTLTGAFPSTYNDPNVLSDIEKLNNALKKSLTVTVFGKDDIRSSEFADSGYEIDDKPECGINVLICHARLNDTDENSLQDVEDMFNQATKYLEGKQSLDFVVCYCDTCPDSSENNVIEALLQVSTRVNEAHGYKGIAPENIIIGKNAFTLQNKISELLESRIVDGLVKISSYLQRFVRVDRHYDQENLDILKTKACVKAVQDFLGNGHSLYDMRRKAATEEVFLDQVICKLSSIIRCAVVPEMATKHNLQLWMCNKLLQEVNFEKSLRENVSKNTRYHLSKLAKYYFEVYKTPSTPSTSMSDTQTKSHSFDYLVYYLQNDLAGEVTNAEKKLSAMHYLTNIMRKMMYEIKGYMRQTVVQLQSQDEPDFSAPDIADQLRENVLTLEGVYAIGTLYGQLEIHLDKSNAEDSSNVREEITTIMNECQFQHPYVIKEVSMKPKRMANNFYEQGDTLRCPFPDNYDNIREGTLGCFVKGRDNKHYGLTSAHVVNPKPKTKLNVMVQKRGQTYKRFGKSQDNLCVLPSEGSLHHIDIAAVMVYSDVTMHCNFSLKDDIGQIKPAHVVNKSRKELSESFVFKSGAKTGITKE from the exons ATGAGTGCCATCATAAATCGGTATTCTCACGTTTTTTCCACGTGGGAGGTATATCCAAGGGTGCATTTCTTTCAAAGGCGTTTTGTTGATCTTCATAGAAGATTTAGAACACTGACAG GAGCTTTCCCATCTACTTACAATGATCCGAATGTACTGTCCGACATTGAAAAACTAAACAATGCGCTTAAAAAGTCATTAACTGTCACTGTTTTCGGAAAAGACGACATTCGCTCTAGCGAGTTTGCTGACTCCGGATATGAAATAGATGATAAGCCAGAATGTGGAATAAATGTGCTTATTTGTCACGCACGACTGAATGACACAGATGAAAATAGTTTACAG GATGTTGAAGATATGTTTAATCAAGCCACCAAGTATTTAGAAGGTAAACAAAGCTTAGATTTTGTTGTATGTTACTGCGACACATGTCCTGATTCCTCAGAGAATAATGTCATCGAAGCTCTACTACAAGTTTCCACAAGAGTCAATGAAGCACATGGCTATAAAGGAATTGCTCCCGAAAACATAATTATTGGAAAAAATGCATTCACTCTTCAGAACAAAATATCGGAATTACTCGAAAGTCGGATAGTTGATGGTTTAGTTAAAATCTCTTCGTACCTTCAACGATTTGTAAGGGTTGACAGGCACTACGACCAAGAGAATCTGGATATATTGAAGACAAAAGCTTGTGTCAAAGCAGTGCAAGACTTCCTTGGAAATGGACACAGTCTTTATGACATGAGACGTAAAGCAGCGACTGAGGAGGTCTTTCTCGACCAAGTGATATGTAAATTATCCAGTATTATAAGATGTGCAGTCGTACCCGAAATGGCAACAAAGCATAACTTGCAGTTGTGGATGTGTAATAAATTGCTTCAAGAGGTAAACTTTGAAAAGAGCTTGCGTGAAAATGTCTCCAAAAATACCCGCTACCATTTGTCTAAACTGGCGAAATACTACTTCGAGGTCTACAAGACACCATCAACTCCTTCAACTTCTATGAGTGACACACAAACAAAATCTCATAGTTTTGACTACTTGGTATATTATCTCCAAAATGATTTAGCTGGTGAAGTCACAAATGCGGAGAAAAAGCTTTCTGCAATGCactatttgacaaatataatgaGAAAGATGATGTACGAAATAAAAGGCTACATGCGTCAAACAGTTGTACAATTACAGTCCCAAGATGAACCAGACTTTTCCGCTCCAGACATTGCAGACCAACTGCGGGAAAATGTTTTAAC ATTGGAAGGGGTGTACGCCATTGGTACACTTTACGGTCAGCTGGAGATCCATTTAGACAAAAGTAACGCCGAAGATAGTTCTAATGTCAGAGAAGAAATAACTACAATTATGAATGAGTGTCAGTTTCAACATCCGTATGTTATAAAGGAAGTTAGCATGAAACCGAAACGAATGGCAAACAACTTTTATGAGCAGGGTGACACATTACGTTGCCCTTTCCCGGATAACTATGACAACATTCGTGAGGGTACGTTAGGTTGCTTCGTTAAAGGACGAGACAATAAACATTACGGACTAACATCTGCACATGTTGTAAACCCAAAGCCCAAAACGAAATTGAATGTGATGGTCCAAAAGAGAGGACAGACATACAAGCGTTTCGGCAAGAGTCAAGATAATCTATGTGTACTACCATCGGAAGGTAGTCTCCACCATATTGATATTGCAGCTGTTATGGTGTACTCCGATGTTACAATGCACTGCAATTTTTCATTAAAGGATGATATTGGACAAATTAAGCCGGCACATGTAGTGAATAAATCGAGGAAAGAGCTGTCTGAAAGCTTTGTATTTAAGTCAGGCGCGAAGACAGGAATTACAAAGGAATAA